From a region of the Bremerella alba genome:
- a CDS encoding DUF2784 domain-containing protein: protein MLIFLDYFLLIFHVALTAFNALGWAFERTRKAHLLLIVLTLASWTVLSPFFGWGYCPFTDWHWQVKRALGEGPLPGSFIKYCLDGCTGWDSDPVMVTYATAAVGIVALGMSLTLNVLTWQKRRERPAAETV, encoded by the coding sequence ATGCTTATCTTTCTGGACTACTTCTTGCTGATCTTTCATGTCGCCCTCACCGCGTTTAATGCCCTAGGCTGGGCTTTTGAGAGAACACGGAAGGCTCATTTACTTCTGATCGTATTGACGCTCGCCTCGTGGACAGTGCTCAGTCCGTTCTTTGGCTGGGGCTACTGTCCCTTCACCGATTGGCATTGGCAGGTGAAGCGTGCGTTGGGTGAAGGTCCCCTGCCCGGCTCGTTTATTAAGTACTGCCTCGACGGCTGCACCGGCTGGGACTCAGACCCTGTCATGGTGACCTATGCGACTGCGGCCGTTGGAATAGTGGCCTTGGGGATGTCGCTCACTCTCAACGTGCTGACTTGGCAAAAGCGGCGAGAGCGCCCAGCAGCGGAAACGGTGTGA
- a CDS encoding DUF1559 domain-containing protein encodes MRGKNGFTLVELLVVIAIIGVLIALLLPAVQQARESARRMSCNNNLKNLALGFHNHHDIFGQFPAGGDDGAANQEMWGWGAHILPFIEQTSLYDQLRVSEQDLRVTLDDTTLRNLTQTKLDIFICPSDPGKHLMDGGQMNSGTGRHFNGNSSVDNNFRVAKSNYIGVCGMFDVDHRRNNGLLFRGSEIRFADITDGTSNTFMLGERNLRCAQGAWVGNRNVTGGGPQGADYTIGRITIPVNHTSNASHQCVEGFASQHPGGSLFAYADGSVHFISDTIDYNNDGINGNTQAADTTPPSFNSSNLGTYQRLGTRDDGAPISNG; translated from the coding sequence ATGCGCGGGAAAAATGGTTTCACGCTTGTCGAGCTATTGGTAGTGATCGCAATCATTGGTGTCCTTATTGCCTTACTCCTTCCGGCAGTTCAACAGGCACGGGAATCGGCTCGTCGAATGAGCTGCAACAACAACCTGAAGAACTTGGCCTTGGGTTTTCATAACCATCACGACATTTTTGGCCAGTTTCCAGCTGGGGGAGATGACGGTGCCGCCAACCAGGAAATGTGGGGCTGGGGTGCTCATATCCTCCCGTTTATCGAACAGACATCTCTGTACGACCAATTACGCGTCTCAGAGCAAGATTTAAGAGTCACTCTCGACGACACAACGCTTCGTAATTTGACGCAGACGAAGCTTGATATCTTTATTTGCCCGTCCGACCCCGGCAAACACTTGATGGATGGCGGCCAGATGAACAGCGGTACCGGCCGGCACTTCAACGGTAATTCCAGCGTAGACAACAACTTCCGCGTGGCGAAATCGAACTATATCGGTGTTTGCGGGATGTTCGACGTTGATCATCGCCGCAACAACGGACTGCTGTTTCGTGGTAGCGAAATTCGCTTCGCAGACATCACCGACGGCACCTCGAATACGTTCATGCTCGGCGAACGCAATTTGCGATGTGCCCAAGGTGCATGGGTCGGTAATCGCAATGTGACCGGCGGCGGCCCCCAGGGTGCTGATTACACCATTGGACGAATCACCATTCCTGTTAATCACACCAGCAACGCATCGCATCAATGCGTGGAGGGTTTTGCCAGCCAGCATCCTGGTGGCTCATTGTTTGCCTACGCCGATGGTTCGGTCCACTTTATTTCCGACACAATCGACTACAACAACGACGGTATCAACGGAAATACCCAAGCTGCGGATACGACTCCGCCAAGCTTCAATTCCAGTAATCTCGGTACTTACCAGCGTTTAGGTACTCGCGATGATGGAGCCCCGATCAGCAACGGCTAG
- a CDS encoding carboxypeptidase-like regulatory domain-containing protein: MRRLVCFSLLLLIAFLGCETGHHEGVTGHVTLDGQPLANAEVIFTPAERGRPAIAMTDASGAYELVYTINEKGAPAGKYIVRIRTATTTPGEDGRDVQSPETVPAKYNRHSELSVVVKEGEANQFDFELQSQ, from the coding sequence ATGCGACGCTTAGTTTGTTTTTCGCTTTTACTCTTGATCGCTTTCCTAGGCTGCGAAACAGGCCACCACGAAGGCGTGACCGGTCATGTTACCCTGGACGGCCAGCCCCTTGCCAACGCCGAAGTCATCTTCACTCCAGCCGAACGTGGCCGACCGGCCATCGCAATGACCGATGCTTCCGGCGCGTATGAATTGGTGTATACCATCAACGAGAAAGGGGCGCCGGCTGGGAAATATATCGTACGGATCCGTACGGCCACTACCACGCCAGGCGAAGACGGACGCGATGTCCAGAGCCCTGAGACAGTCCCTGCCAAATACAATCGCCACAGCGAACTATCCGTTGTGGTGAAAGAAGGGGAAGCAAACCAGTTCGATTTCGAACTTCAGTCGCAATAG